GGAATTATATGTTGAACTCCATGTGCAAATGCAACACACATGCTGGTAGTTGCACGCAAAATATCAACCACCACTACAGTTTTGCCGCCGAGCGAATAATGCTCAACGAGCGAGGGGCTATATACTGTTTCTATTTGGGGCATAGAGCCTAAAATCTTGTCGTGCTTCGACTACGCTCAGCATGACAAGATTTTATTTTATAAAAAAGGGATTTTGCAAACAACAGCTTTCAGGGCTTTGTCGCGGATATTGATATATATTTCGGTACCTGCTTTTGCATGTTCGGTAGCTACATAACCCAGTCCGATAGCTTTATTAAGCGAAGGCGATTGTGTACCCGAAGTTACTTCGCCCATCACCGTGCCATTGGCATCTGATATGGTATAATGTTGACGCGGAATACCACGGTCAATCATTTCAAAACCTACTAATTTTTTCTTGGGTCCGTTTTCCTTAATTGCTTTATGGAAGGCAGAATTGGTAAACTCTTTGGTGAACTTGGTAATCCAACCCAAACCTGCTTCAATAGGAGAAGTGGTATCATTAATATCGTGACCATACAAACAAAATCCTTTTTCCATACGCAAAGTATCGCGGCAGCCAAGTCCGCAAGGTATAATATCGTATTCCTTACCTGCTTCCATCACTGCATTCCACATGGCTTCGGCATCTTTATTCATTACATATAATTCGAATCCGCCAGCACCAGTATAACCTGTATTAGAAATAATCACATCACTAAGTCCAGCCATTTTTCCCATCGTGAAACTATAATATTCGAGCGATGACAAATTTATATCTGTCAATTTTTGCAATGCCTTAATTGCATTGGGCCCTTGCACCGCTAGTAGTGACATATCATCACTCATATTGATCATCTCAACGCCAAATGTATTATGCTTGGAAATCCAATTCCAGTCCTTTTCAATATTCGAGGCATTTACGACCAAATAATATTCATCAGCTTTCCAGCGATAAACCAAAAGGTCATCCACGATTCCACCTTGGTCATTGGGCAAACAACTGTATTGTACCTTGCCATCTTCCAATTTAGAAGCATCATTGCTCGTGACGGCTTGTATCAAATCTAGGGCTTTTTCTCCTTTCAACCTGAACTCGCCCATGTGGCTCACATCGAAGATACCCAGGCTGTTACGCACTGCATGATGCTCCTGTATAAGGTTGTTGTATTGAACGGGCATATTATAACCTGCAAAGGGAACCATTTTGGCACCGAGAGAAATATGCAAATTTGTTAAAGAAGTTGTTTTGAGATGTTGTTCCATTGTTGTAAAATTGCGGTGCGAAGATAATACCATCTGGTTAAACTTTTTTGGGCATGAATTTTAAAACAGTTATTATAATACTTTTAGTGCAAATGTTGTACTTAAAAGCCGCTGCCCAAAAGATATTGGTAAATGCCCCAGTGCGTGTAGACTCATTGATGGAGGCTCAAATAGCCAAAAACAAGGAGACGAATTCTATATCAGGATACCGTGTGCAATTGATGCAAACAACCGACCGTAAAAAAGCCAACGACTCCAAAACTGCCCTGCTCGAAAAATATCCCGATATGGACGTGTACATCACCTTTCAGGCTCCAAACTACAAGGTGAGGGTAGGAAATTATACCAAACGAATTGATTGCGTAACTATATATAAGTTGCTTCTGAACGATTTCCCACAATCGTTTGTTGTACCTGATAAGATAGAGTTACCGGAATTATAACCCTTCGATTAACTCAGGGTGACAATTGTCAGTCCAAGTTAATCGAAGACGGTCTTCGAAAAACACAGGCTTACAAAAAATATTAAATAATAATTGTAAAATATAAAATAGTTCAGATGTCAAAAAAGAAAATTTTTATAGTGGACGATGATCCCATGTTCTCTATCATGCTATCCGATTATTTGGAGGAAAAAGCACTATATGATATCACTATTTTCGGTACAGGCGAAGAATGTATCAAACAGATATACGATAACCCCGATTTTGTAATTTTGGATTATAATCTTAATTCGTTTGAGAGCACTGCTATGAATGGAATGCAGATATTAGAACGTATCAAAAAAATAAATAGCAACCTTCAAGTGATTATATTATCATCACAAGAAAAATATGGTATTGCCTCAGAATGTATTATGAAAGGTGCAAACTATTATATCATTAAGGATACTTCTTCGTTCGAGGAGATAGGAAGACTTTTGGAGGATTAAGAAAATGAAACATTAAGGAATTAAGATAAATCCAAACGCCCGTGGTCGTCCCCTAAAGCATTCGGGGTCACCAACCACTATTTTTTGTCAAT
The sequence above is a segment of the Bacteroidota bacterium genome. Coding sequences within it:
- the gcvT gene encoding glycine cleavage system aminomethyltransferase GcvT codes for the protein MEQHLKTTSLTNLHISLGAKMVPFAGYNMPVQYNNLIQEHHAVRNSLGIFDVSHMGEFRLKGEKALDLIQAVTSNDASKLEDGKVQYSCLPNDQGGIVDDLLVYRWKADEYYLVVNASNIEKDWNWISKHNTFGVEMINMSDDMSLLAVQGPNAIKALQKLTDINLSSLEYYSFTMGKMAGLSDVIISNTGYTGAGGFELYVMNKDAEAMWNAVMEAGKEYDIIPCGLGCRDTLRMEKGFCLYGHDINDTTSPIEAGLGWITKFTKEFTNSAFHKAIKENGPKKKLVGFEMIDRGIPRQHYTISDANGTVMGEVTSGTQSPSLNKAIGLGYVATEHAKAGTEIYINIRDKALKAVVCKIPFL
- a CDS encoding response regulator; protein product: MSKKKIFIVDDDPMFSIMLSDYLEEKALYDITIFGTGEECIKQIYDNPDFVILDYNLNSFESTAMNGMQILERIKKINSNLQVIILSSQEKYGIASECIMKGANYYIIKDTSSFEEIGRLLED